In Physeter macrocephalus isolate SW-GA chromosome 9, ASM283717v5, whole genome shotgun sequence, the DNA window AGGATTGGTGTCAGAGCCAACTTGTCAAAGGTCAAGGCCTACTTTCCCCAACCACTGTATAGATATAAACAGTTTGGGcagaacttgcccaaagtcatatagGGAGTTAATGACAAAGCTGGAACTAAaagccaggtctcctgactcccaggagATGAGGTGAGGGCAAGAAGAGAACACAAGGTTAatttgggagggagagggggaagagagagaaaaagacatctTTGTCCTCTGCCTCAGGAATGTAGAGGTGAGCCGGGGAGTGGCAAAGGCACTGGGCCGCACggggaggaggagacagactTGGGAACAGGCGCAGGGGTCACGCCAGGAGGAAATCTGAGTTCCACAGGGTGTCAGCAGCCAAGATGGGGCCAGGAAGGGGCCTGCTGGCCCTGCATTCTCCTCCCACCTCACAGCCCGGGCCAGATCCAGGCTGGGCCCTCAGCAGGCAAGGCTGGGGCAGGTGCCAGTGGGCACAGGTGGCTGAGAGCACGGGGGCCCGGGCACAAAGGGAAGGCAGGAAATGGCAGCTGCCCCAGACTAGCCCACACCCCACCACCTGGACAGAAGGGAGGATGGCACTGGTGCTGGTCTGCCAGGGAGCTCTCAGGGCCTGAGTGACACATACCCCAGTGTCCCAGCTCTCTTTTTCTCAGGGCCCAGCTTACCAGCTAAAGGATTAGAGTGCCCTGTAGGCAGGGGTGAGGGGTCATAAATTCAGGACCCGCTCTTCTGAGGGACAGTCCCAGCCAAGGACATCTGGAATCACACGGGATACCCCATCAGCCCTCCTGGGTCTCCTGACACCTGCCCCCACCCTGGGTATGTCTGACACAGCGGGCCTGGTCCCAAAAGGTGCCCCACTCCCAACCTGGCCTGAAAGTGCTAGGTAACAGTACTAGGTGAGGGCACCTGTGGCTTTGTCCACACTCTTTTCCCTCCACAAACACACACCTCTTAGCTCCGTGTTAGGACTCAGCCTGGGACCTTCCTGTGGGAAGGCTGCTCCCAACAGTTAGAGGCCCTGGGCTACAGCTCTTCCTGGCTTCCCCCAATCCTCCCAGCATAAGGATCCTATGTTGATCTGAGGTTCAGAAACACAGCTGGATGTCTCTTGAAGGCCTCAGCTGGGCCCCTGCCACCCAACCTGGGATGGGGAAGGATCCTGGGGGACTTGGGGGCGGCAGGCAGGGGTCTGGAATCTaactgggaaggagagaggcGTGGCACAGATGCCTAAGCTGGGCTCAGGAGGTGGTGCTGGGAAGTAGAGAGAGGTGGCCCATCCCTCACCATTCCTCCCCCATGTGTACTTCCCTTCTCCCCAGGAAAAGAAGGGCCAGGAAGTGCAGAAGGGTCCAGCTGTGGAGATCGCAAAACTGGACAAACTGCTGAACCTGGTGAGGGAAGTAAAACCCAAGACCTGAGGGCctggccccagggcctggcccatgTCTTGAACCCCATACTTGTAGCACCTGACCCTGGTACCCCAGCCCAGTATGTGTGTGACTGCACCCCTGATCAGGTCCCAGCACCTGCCCTCACCACCCTGCTCCAGCCCTGGTCCCAGCACCTCACCCCAGGACTTGGCCCTCAACCACCATTACCCCCTCCTACTTTGCGCAAATAAACTTGTGTCTGGAAGCCCACCTTTCATTCTGCTACAGCAAGGCCcccaggaagaggagaaaatctCAGGGTAGAGCCATAGTTCCATTTATTATCCAGCAAACAGTAGGAGGACCAGAGAAGGGGCCCAGCCTGGACACCCTCCCATTATTGCCATGGATTGCTTCCCCACCCTCGAGGGCCTGGAGGCGCTTGGCCTAGGGGGCGGTGGACCCAGCCCCGACCGCTGGGATGGAGCAGAGTCCAGATGGCCCTGGCCCTAGCACCAACTCATGAACCCCGACCCCAGGCCTGTCTACCAAGGGCCAGCAGAGCCCCTCTTGGAGCCAGGCCGACCAGACTCTGGGCTGCTGGGTCCAGCTCCAGACAGGCTGGACTCCTGAGTTCTGGACCCCAGGCTGGCTGGACCCTGGGATCCCGATTCCAGGTTCCAAGTGGGGTGGACTTAAGTCCCAGACTCTGGGCTAGGCCAGGGGCCTTCAGGGCTGCAGCAGGTAGCTGCCTTCATGGCTGAGCTTCTGGGGCGGGGGCGCCTTCTCAGGACAGGGGCCAGGGCTGGAGTTGGGACTGGATTCGGAGAGGGAGTCGATGTTGGCAGAGCGGGAGTGGCAGGCCCAGCAGAGAATGacccagagcagcagcagcaagaagcCTACGAGGCCGTTGCAGATGATGGCGATGAGGGCCCCCTGGGAGATGGCTGCCCCCATGATGGGCAGCACCCTCAGACAAGCACAGACTGAGAAGCTGCCTCAATGGCAAGGCCCATGCCGAGGCGGGACTCCGGTATAGCCGGCCTTCCAAGGAGGCTGTCCTGTCCACACACTCAATGATTCCCGGACAGTGAAGACGTCCGCCTGCAGTTCTGAGCCTGTGCGGGGTACAGAGCAAAGGCAAAGCGTGgtgaggaggaaggggtggggttaGGCCTAGGAAGAGAGGCGTAGAGAAGACAGCCCGCACCCACACCTCTGGCCTCCCAGCAGGCCTCAGTACCCCACAGAGCCAACACCTGGCTCTGGGCATCTGGATGGGGGTGTGGCTACCGTGGGGAAGCTGCACTAAGCAGCCTATATCTCATTCTCCTTTTGACCAGTGGGCatggcctggccctgcccactgaACATCCAGCCCTCAGAAGAACTGTGTGAGTGGGTGGGATTGAGGAAGCCCAAGGCCTTGACGGATGGGCACTGTGACCAGCTTCGGTGTGGCCTGGGCACCTCCCCCGACTCAGGactccagccagccagcccaggAGACCTCCAGAGGCGCCAGCTCACACAGAGGGAACTTTGTGGAGGCCTGGCAGGCATGTGTGGGTCTGTGTTATCTACGACTGTGTACCTAGGTGCACCTCTCTGTGACACTGTCTCTCCAGGTCaggtgcatgtgtctgtgtgtctggccCTTACTCTGTCCCTTGGTTCCCTTGCCTGGATCTGTGCCTCTGCCTCTGTATACCCACCTCCGTGTgtacctgtctgtctctctgtagCTCTCTTtatatctgtctctctctgtgtccccatCTCTGAGTCTCTAAAGGTCTCTCTTGTGTCTCGTTTCTCTCccattctatttctttgtgtatCTCTGtatcagtctctgtgtgtctccttctccctgtctctgtgtgtatgggtctcttgtgtctccgTCTCTCTTTCTTCCCCGCTGTGTGTCCGTCTGTCCCCGTGGACGTGTCTCTATCCCCTCTCCGTGCGGTCTGTCTCTGTAGTTCTGTGCGTCTCTTAtgtgtgtctgtctttgtgtctgtctctctttctccccggctgtgtctctgtgtctccgtGTGTGTCTATGTCTCTTCATCTCCGTCTCTGGTTTTCAACGCCCCCCATGCCCGTGGTGGGAGGGCCCCTCTTACCTGAGTTGAGCCCGGTGCGCGCCCGCGGCAGGGTCCGGGGCAGCGGGATGCTGGGCGCCGACTGCTGCTCGGGAGCCTGCGGGCGGGGAGCAGCGGGAGGCGGGTAGGGGTGACGTCCCCTCCCACCGGCCCTCCCCCTCGGCAGCGCAGCCTCCGCCGGCCGCTCCCGCCGCGGCGCGACCGGAGCGGCCTCTGCCGCGGGCGgtctgcggcgagcggggacctcCTCCCTCTGGGGCGGCGCCTCCTCCGCGGCCGAGGCCGCTCGCCTGCTCGCACGGCAGCGCTCGGGCGGCGGCGGCCGTCTGGGCGCGGGGTTCGGCTGGGCTCGGCTGCCTTCGGCTACGTTCGGCTGGGCTCGACTGGTCTCCCGGCTGGGCTCGGCCAGGCTCGGCCAGGCTCGGCCGGCagtaaaaacagagaaagagcccCGCCTTCTCGGAGGCCAGCGACCGGCGGCCTGTTGGAGGAGGAGCCATCCCTCGCCGCTGCCGCCATTTAATTGGCTGGCCGTGCCAGGTTCCCTTGCCATTGGTTGTGCGCCGGGGTGAAGACTGGCCCGCCCCTTGtgcaggcgggggcgggggcgggaagAGGGCTGAAGGGGCTACTCAGTGTGGATCCCTCCCCAGGGGTGAAGGGGGCGGGGCCCACCTACTTGCGGGGATTTCTTGCACTTTCAACACCCGGAAGATCTGCACACCCAACATCTGAGAAGGGCCAGAGCCGCCCTACCCCTCTAACCAGGAGACCACCCTTCCATATCTGCGAGAGGTCTCTGTCCCCATCATCTGGAGGGAGGCACTGGGATACAATATCTGGGAGGAGACCGAACCTCCTGGTCTTGGAAGTCCCCTATACTCCTGCACGTCCACTCCCACCTGGGTGTGGACTCTGCATCCCCACTTCAGAGGGTCTGTAGTTGGTTCCACATTCCCTGGCCCCAGGAGGTGTGAGCAGCTCTGCCAACATAAGTTGTTTtgacacatttattgagttcccaCCCAGTACTGGTCAGGGGTTTGTACTTCACCCTGCTATGGGGGAGCCTAGGACAGAGAGGAATGGGGTATTCTGAGGGATGGCTCAGCCCTGGCTGGAATAGGACCAGGCGTGACTCTCCATCCTAGATACTCCTGACTCCTCCATCCTAGAAGCTCTCCTAAGAGAAAGATCAGCTTGGGCAGGAGCTATCAGGTAGGGCTTCCTACCCTACTTCATATGCAAGGGATTCCTAAGTGGTCTGAGTGGACCCTTTTTTCATTCCACTGGACATATTCTCCCATGGATAAGCGCAGCTCTAAAGCTATACCATGAAGTCTCTCAGTGCTCCCAAATCCGATGTTAACTTATCTCTGGAATTCTAGATGCAGATCCAAGTGCCAACCAGAATCAGGGTGGTGTTGATTACTGGTTCTGCCATTTAACtaactttgtgatcttgggcaagttactcaacctcttttagcctcagcttcttcatctgtaaaatggttttAGTAACAGCTACCTCTCAGGATTGTAATTCACTATTTATACCAGACCAACCATAGCTCAGCAAATACCAAGTGACACAACTCCAAGGACCACATGGGTAAGGTGCCCCTTCCCCCAATGAGATCCCTATAAAACTAAGTGCTATCTTGAAAATGAGAAAGGGAAGGGTAAAATAATCTGAAAGACTGAGTCATCCAAACCTACTGAATTTCTTAGAGActgactaaaataaatttttagaccTGCCTGAGTTTACCAGAGTGGATTAATTTTAGTTTCCCCTGCCCCTGTTACCCAGCAGGGTGGGGCCATTGTGAACAAGATCAAATCAGTTCTAGGAAAGAGAGAAGACTAAT includes these proteins:
- the ENHO gene encoding adropin — encoded protein: MGAAISQGALIAIICNGLVGFLLLLLWVILCWACHSRSANIDSLSESSPNSSPGPCPEKAPPPQKLSHEGSYLLQP